The region TTCCTGGGATATTGGTTCATCAAGAAGCACTGACTGATCAAAAGATAAATTTGGAAGATTtatgtttgagaaaaaaatctgattgacTCATTTACAGTAACAGATGATCTATACAGGTTCGCATAGAattctttaaaaacattaatacTTTTAGAAGATGTCATAAGAGACCCACCTACTCTTATTGCTGGTATTAAATGTGCAGAACTCTGCTCTTTTCACTGCCTGGCCTAAAGTCTTCCAGCCTCTCCCCTGACTCGTAAAACCACATTTTCAGTCTGAACATAGCATATTCTGctattttattgaaaatatcATGAATTTGAAACTTAgatttacaaatatttttaaatagacTGTCAAACTGTCTGGCCAAATCCTTTTCCATCCTAATTAGTTCTGCTTCCAATCTTTTTATACTGTTATTgtgctcctttttcttttttgaggtCCATGCAATCATTTTACCCCTAATGTAAGCCTTAGATGCCTCCCAGACCACCGCTGTCTGTGCTGCCCAGATTAAATTCAAAAAAAGAGGATAGGTCTCCTGCAAGCTCTTTACAAAATagctcatcctgctgcagaaatgttCATACTCCACCTGCCCCTTCCAAGTCTGTCTGACTGTATATTTACACAGCTCAACAGGTGCATGGTCTGACAGGGAAATAGCATTGATGGAGCTATCAATGATGGCATTGGTTAGACTCTGAGATCGGAATTAAATCAATTCTTGAGAAGGATTTGTGACAGTGGGAGTAAAATGTGTATTCTCGATTTCCAGGATTGACCAGTCATGTACAAACATCAATCAGGCCATTGTCCCCCATCAGCATGTGGATGGCAGCTCTATCCTTAAGTGTTGAGATTCCTGAGTATCTATTTTTATCTCACATCCCATCTAAAACCTGATTGAAGTCTCCTGCCAGAATTATTTTACCCTGGGCATTTCCTAATATACTATTAAGACCATGAAAGAAAGATGGGTCCTCCTTGTGAGGAGCATAGATACTACATAGGGTTATTTCCCCTCCATTTATGTTGGCTTCTATACACATGATTCTACCATTACTGTCCTTACACTCTTTCAACATAGAAAAGTTCAATCTCTTATGGATCAAAATAAGAACTCCATTACGCTTTCTAGAAAAAGAACTATAGTAAACATGGCCAACTCAGTCCCTTTTAAGTTTCTTAGCTTCATCATCCAATAGATGCGATTCTTGAATGAAAGCAATGTGAGCTTGTTTATGCTTAAAAAGTACCTTTTTTCTCTTAACCAGGTTTCCACAGCCATTAATATTCCAGGAGACTACCTTGACATAAGCGCTATTCGCCATTtacataagaaaacaaaaattagatGAAACATTGGCATAAATATGTGTTGTCTGACCCTCTCAttccaaaaacagaaacagcgtCTTTTGTACCACTGAGCATTATTAGGATACTtgtaatttgaaaattaatCAAGCAGGTCAGCAAAAACCCTCCCTCcactgaagaggaggaagaattAACACAAGAGCCTCTTCAGTAGCCAACAGAAGATCCTCTTCTCAATAAATCAATGTccatgaaagaaacaaaacttaACTTAGGTCAGTGGGATGTCCAAGTCGCCCAAAAGGCTATAAACCAAAACAGCTGCACAAAGCTATCCAGCCCCATCATACTTCCCTCAGTCTCCTTGCGCTGGTGGATGTTTTTCCCAGTTTATTCTCCATTAGCCTGCTGCTAGACAAACTTGACCGCCTCTGATGCAATGTCaaactttctcttcctccctttccaTGCGAAACAGAGCATTGCTGGAAAAGTTAGTCCGAACTTTACATTCTTGTCACGCAGTAGTTGTTTCGCTGGTGTAAAAGTTTTCCTCCTCCTTGGCCAGTACAGAAACAGGGCAAAGTTGCATCCAATCCACACTGCGCCTCCCTTCTCCCTCACAGTTGAACGCAGAAATCTTATCATTATCAGCCTCGGAGGCTGGTCCTCCGGAGAATGTTGCGCTCTTTCAATTTCAAAGTTGTCGTCAATGAGACAATATCTTTGACAATACATGCAATCAGGTTATCATCTTCCATGCCCTCCTTCAAGCCCAACAGTCTGACATTATTGCGGCGGCCCCTATTTTCCAAATCTTCCACACGGGTCCACAGAGCATCCATGTGCTTGACATGCTGTTCGCGGTCACTCACCAGTTACTGGGTAGTCTTCTATGTCGGAGATTTGCCCCTCCGCCTCCCTTAGCCATTCCTGTATGGCCTTCACCGCATTTTTCAATTATTCTGTTGTTAATCGATGACACATCCGACGCCACAGTTTGGAGTGTCAAGCTCATTTCACTCACTTCAGCAAGAATGCCTTCCAGATTAGCATCCTGTGCAGAACTCTGTTTCGGGCTAACATCCCCaggttcagcagcagctgtcccCTTCCCTCGGGAGGGCTTTAAATATCTAGAAGATGTAGATATCCTCACGCACAAACAATTCAAGCAGTTGAAAGGGTTTATAGTgtaatacttaaaaaaaaaaaaaaaaaagtgctgagaTATGGACAGATTAATCAGGATTTAAGTAAATGGGGCTTAGGACAAACTCATATGCAGCCATCTTGCTCTTTGGTCCCACGTGACTCCTACTTGATcaatacttaattttttttttaactgcattcagccatttcatctctttctggttttaattttttaaaatatcagcTTAACTTCAGcagattttctttgtcactCAGTAGATTCTTCCCTGTAATAGAACCTGATGGAAGCTGTGGAAAATTGAGGTCATCACTCTTGAGAGTTGCGTAGTTCAGAGATGAATGAGTGCCGAGTCCTGGATCAGGATTATCTGGTCGACCAGTAGGTGATGTGTGATGTGAACGTTCAGGACCAGATGTGGTCTAACggctgctctctgtctcttcagacTATGGATCAGAGGGTTGGCTTGTTTATCTTTCTGGCTTTGGGCCTCCTCTGCCTCAGTGTGGCCCCTGTCTCTCAGGCCCAAGATGTTGTGGACGACGTGGatgtggaggatgaggatgatctGGGTTTGGCCGGAGCTGAGGATGAGCTGGATGGAGAGTTGCAGGAGGAGGCCCCACCTGCTCACAAAACTCCCACACCCAAGGTAAGACCAGATAATTGCAGTGTTATGACGGGAAGCCTTAAACACTCTACTCGTTAGAATTCTTATTTTGAAACCTCATCCTGGCAGTTTGACATTCACCAACAACCTTGAATGATTCAGTTTGAATTAAAGTGACATGAACTGAAGAAAACGGTTGCAGGTTGTTTTGAGTTGTCATCTGGAGACTAAAGTCTCCTTAATGCCAGTGAATGCCACATGATTTATGTCACTCAGTCACTATGTCACTGGATCAGATTCCAGATCTGTTTCAGACCCAGGGCTTGTCCtaacttcctcttcctgtgtcAGGTGACCTACAAGGCCCCAGAGCCCATGGGGGAACATTTCTTCGCAAAGTCATTTGATCGGGGGACACTTGATGGGTGAGCACAGTCCtgactgaatatttcatttcatttctatttaCTCCGCATCATGGAAACATTATTTCAGTAGTTAGTCACAATTGTATTACATTCCTTTCATTCCACGATGGAAAagggacaggaagaagaaaatctcAGCCCgttcttaaataaataaagcaaaaaaaataaccaGATGGTCTATCTGTCAGTCATTTAACAGTCACTacttaaagaaaatacaaaagcgTCAAAGAAAAACCATACACAACAACTCGCCATcaagaaaaaagtcaaacagtaaCAGATCTTTACCTGGCAATTTCATATtgtctgatttcattttattttattatgcaTTTTCTTGAACTGATAACTATTGGTGCAagcttttaaattattttttaaagaattcCATAATATGACACCACGTACTGAAATACACATTTGTTTCATGGTAGTTCGTGCATAGGGAAAATCTAATTTCCTTCTGTGATCATAATTCTctgatgtaaaaacaaaaaatttatattttctggcAATGTTCTACTTTTTTGCCTTAAACATAACTAATAAAGTCTGTAACTCAACATCAATAAATTTCATTAATCCTGACTGAATAAATAATCCATTTGTGTATTCTTTCTTCCCCATTATGGATAATTTGTGCTGCTCTTTTCTGTAAAATAACCAGCAGCTTGATATTAGTTGTGTACGTGTTAACTCAAACTTCAACACAATAACTTAAATGTGGCAAAATAAGTGATCAATACagaatttgttttactttgtttagaacaaaaatatttttgggaaCCTTAGttttcacatattttatgtgatttCCATGAGAGGTTTTCATCCATAATTACACCCAAAAGTCTAAACTCAAACGCTCTTTCAATAACAGATCCATCAATCACCAATGAAACATTtccatcctgttttcatttAGGAAAAAACCACAagcttattattttttttttttttattcagtggtAACTTATTCTAATAAAACCATTTATAAATTAACCGTTTCTTTTTCAATAGTATCTGTCAAAACTTTCACATCATCTCCTAGGCTAAAAAAATGtcatctgcaaacacaaactgtaatATTTTTGATATTACACATATATTTGGGCCCCAAGACTGAGCCTTGGGACCACACTCAATCTTCCTGCACTGAGCTATATTACCAGCAAACTGTACATACTGTTGTCCTCTAAATAACTGTTCAACAATTGTAAAATTACACCCCTCATCCCATTTGTAAGTTTGAAATTAATATGTGATCAATCGTATATGTCTGTTATGACTATTTGAGCTCTGACCTGTTGTTGATCAGGTGTGTGGGTAACTAACGAGTCTGTCTGCTGGTTTCAGCTGGATCCTGTCCAATGCCAAGAAGGACGACACTGATGAAGAGATTGCCAAGTACGATGgtgggtacacacacacacacacacacacacacacacacacacacttacactttccaggttgatgatgatgtggtTGTTTACAGGTAAATGGGCggtggaggagatgaaggaCAGTAAACTGCCTGGTGACAAAGGTCTGGTTCTGAAGTCTAGAGCCAAACATCATGCCATTTCAGCGCAGATGCTGCGACCTTTCACCTTTGACACCAGACCCCTCATCATCCAGTGAGAACAGCTGTTCCcctgttgttgtcgttgttgttgttgttgttgttgtcatccaGTCTGTCTCACTGTGAGTTTGTGCTCAGGTATGAGGTGAACTTCCAGGCAGGTATTGACTGTGGTGGCGCCTATGTTAAACTACTGACTCAGACTCCTGAACTCAACCTGGTCagtctgagacacacacacacacacacacacccccctccctccctccctccctccctccatctgtaatcaaagtttattttgacattatgtcactggtgggtgtgtgtgtgtctctgtccgtCCAGGACCAGTTTGTGGATAAGACTCCATACACCATCATGTTCGGTCCAGACAAATGTGGAGAAGATTATAAACTTCACTTCATCTTCAGACACAAGAATCCAAAAACTGGAGAGTTCGAAGAAAAACATGCCAAGAAACCTGAAGCTGACCTGAGAATGTACTACACTGACAAGAAGACACACCTCTACACACTGGgtaacacactaacacacacacgcagctgttcagtttgtctctgtgtgtctgtccatctcTGTCCGTTTCTGTGTAtaactgtccctctctctgtcccccagTATTGAACCCTGACAACAGTTTTGAGGTCTTGGTGGATCAGACTGTGGTGAACAGCGGAAACCTTCTGACAGACATGACCCCCCCTGTTAACCCCCCGGCTGAGATTGAGGATCCTGAAGACCAGAAACCAGAGGACTGGGACGAGAGGCCCAAGATCCAGGACCCAGAGGCTGTCAAACCTGAAGATTGGTGAGTCCAGAACCAGGACCCAGGTCGGCCTGCAAGAATGGAGAGACTGAGCTCACCAGGAGGACACACAGATGCTCATGCCACACACTAAttcctgtctgtccttcagGGACGAGGATGCTCCTGCGCAGATTCCCGATGAAGACGCAGTGAAACCTGATGGCTGGTTAGATGACGAGCCGGAATACATCGGAGACCCTGATGCTGTGAAACCTGAGGATTggtacacacaacacacacacacacaacgtgcAACACACACTGTTGGACACACTCACAGGTGTTAGTTCACACTTGTTACTGGTTTCTGTCCTTCAGGGATGAGGACATGGATGGTGAATGGGAGGCTCCTCAGATACCGAACCCTGCCTGTGAGACGGCGCCGGGCTGTGGACCCTGGAAACGACCCATGATC is a window of Echeneis naucrates chromosome 10, fEcheNa1.1, whole genome shotgun sequence DNA encoding:
- the canx gene encoding calnexin isoform X1, which encodes MDQRVGLFIFLALGLLCLSVAPVSQAQDVVDDVDVEDEDDLGLAGAEDELDGELQEEAPPAHKTPTPKVTYKAPEPMGEHFFAKSFDRGTLDGWILSNAKKDDTDEEIAKYDGKWAVEEMKDSKLPGDKGLVLKSRAKHHAISAQMLRPFTFDTRPLIIQYEVNFQAGIDCGGAYVKLLTQTPELNLDQFVDKTPYTIMFGPDKCGEDYKLHFIFRHKNPKTGEFEEKHAKKPEADLRMYYTDKKTHLYTLVLNPDNSFEVLVDQTVVNSGNLLTDMTPPVNPPAEIEDPEDQKPEDWDERPKIQDPEAVKPEDWDEDAPAQIPDEDAVKPDGWLDDEPEYIGDPDAVKPEDWDEDMDGEWEAPQIPNPACETAPGCGPWKRPMIDNPSYKGKWKPPMIDNPSYQGVWKPRKIPNPGYFEDLQPFKMTPFSAVGLELWSMTSDIFFDNFFITDDRNTADRWAADGWGLKKAAEGAAEPGLAAQMLSAAEERPWLWVVYILTVVLPLVLIIVFCCTGKKTNAASPAEYKKTDAPQPDVKEEEEEAEEKGGPAASEEDKRPAAEEEEVDEEEEEEEEEATAEEKQEEDILRRSPRNRKVRRD
- the canx gene encoding calnexin isoform X2; amino-acid sequence: MDQRVGLFIFLALGLLCLSVAPVSQAQDVVDDVDVEDEDDLGLAGAEDELDGELQEEAPPAHKTPTPKVTYKAPEPMGEHFFAKSFDRGTLDGWILSNAKKDDTDEEIAKYDGKWAVEEMKDSKLPGDKGLVLKSRAKHHAISAQMLRPFTFDTRPLIIQYEVNFQAGIDCGGAYVKLLTQTPELNLDQFVDKTPYTIMFGPDKCGEDYKLHFIFRHKNPKTGEFEEKHAKKPEADLRMYYTDKKTHLYTLVLNPDNSFEVLVDQTVVNSGNLLTDMTPPVNPPAEIEDPEDQKPEDWDERPKIQDPEAVKPEDWDEDAPAQIPDEDAVKPDGWLDDEPEYIGDPDAVKPEDWDEDMDGEWEAPQIPNPACETAPGCGPWKRPMIDNPSYKGKWKPPMIDNPSYQGVWKPRKIPNPGYFEDLQPFKMTPFSAVGLELWSMTSDIFFDNFFITDDRNTADRWAADGWGLKKAAEGAAEPGLAAQMLSAAEERPWLWVVYILTVVLPLVLIIVFCCTGKTNAASPAEYKKTDAPQPDVKEEEEEAEEKGGPAASEEDKRPAAEEEEVDEEEEEEEEEATAEEKQEEDILRRSPRNRKVRRD